The genomic interval CTCTAATATCAGATTTGGTTTATGGTGAACCTGCAAGCTGGAAAGATCCCGTAAAATACAGTTTTACACATGGCGGAAAAGATGGTTTTCCATATCCCGTTGATAGAGATGTTTATGATAACTCTATTCAAACAATAAGAGATGCGCTTGACCAAGCACATATAAAAAAAGATGAAAAATTAAAGGCAATTAAAAGATTGGATGACTTTATCCTCTAACGATTTTCATTGTGAATATTAACATTCTTCCCATGAGCAGTTGGAATAACTTCCAATACAGGATTTTCGAACTTTAAATCAAATTCCTTACCATTCATTAACAAATGTTGAAATACTGCAAGTGAAGATACTTCAGAGTGAGGTTGAGTTGTAACAGACACATTCCAGTCAGCAGCCTTATAAACACTTCCAGGAACTTTAGAGCCCCCAACCACAATCAAAATATCAGAACCATCTTCTCGTACTTCAGGAGCAATTTCATGAGCCTGTGATCCATACATAGTCAAATGGACAACTTTACCCCCATCAGATTTCCATTTTTTAATTACACCCATGTAACTTTCACTGTATTCTATCTCAAAATTTCCACCAAATCTTGAAGCAGTATCCCTTACATTTTCCATTAATTTAGCATCTCTTTCACCAGAAAGGTAAATTTTACTTGCTCCAAATGCACGAGCAGTCAAACAAACATGAGTAGTAATACGGGTATCCCTTTTTAATCTATGATCTAATCTTAAAACATTAACATTCATAATATCAGTTAGTTAATTAAATTGTAAAAAATAATAATGTAATATTTTATTTTAAAAATATATAATAATTTGCTTGATTTGATGAAGTTATCACTTAAGATGTAATGTGAGAAAAATGTACTGATTAGATATAATTGAAAAATGGAGGTGAACCTACAAGTGATAACTCATCAAAGAATATTTTGAAAGTTCCAATTAATAAACTAATCGTTTAATCAATCAAAATATTGATTTGAAGTTGTAAAATTAAATTAAATGAAATATAAAGCAATTGCCATAAACAGTAATGCAAATAAACGTCCAGTTTCATTACTCATTCCAAGGACATCGCCGTTAGCTAAAATGAAATTACGTTTTGAAATAGTTGCTATAATAATACCCCCAACAATAGCTCCTAAAACACCAACAACACCAATTAGATTACCTAATAAAAACGCAATACAAATTACAAGAATTGTTGAAACTAAATAATTAACAATTGTAGTTTCTTTAATAAAATAACTTCCAATTCCCGGAATTAAAGGCTTTGATAAAAGTGCGGTAGTTATTAAAGAAGTTTTAGCGGCCATTTCACAAACTATAATCCCAAGTATAAAATAATAATCTAAAATATTATATAATCCTGCAATAGTAAGACTTGCAACTAAAAATAAAGTTGCAACACCACCTGCACCTACAGAAGAATCTTTCATTACACTGATTTTACGTTCAGGATCACCATGAACCATCACACCATCAGCCATGTCCATTACACCATCCAAATGATTATAACCCGTGATTAACATTAAAAACGCATAAACAATAACTGCGGTGAATAACGCATTTAAATGTAGGACTTCAAAAGATACATATCCACAAACAGCAGCTAAAATACCTACTAAAACATGCAAGAATGGCCAACACCAAGTTAATTTAGTCATGTACTCAATTGAGGTGTAAACATTGATTGGTAAAATTGTCGAAAAAGTTAAAAGCCCTAAAAGTGATTTTATTGGGGAAAATTCTTCATTTTCAAAATAGCTATCGTCTTCCATAATTTATTCCTCAACTATTCAATACAACTCATTTGAATTAAAAATATATGTTTATTTTATCAATGACACATCTTCTTGTACTAAATTATATTTTTACTACAACACATCGAATTAATTTTTCTATAAATACTTTAATTTTTGAAACCTCTTTTTTTAATTGCATTCAAAACCAAATTCAACATCATATCTAATATGATTTTATACTGAAAACCACTCTGCACTAGTTAAAGAACATCTAATTATTTAAAATAATCATTTAAATCGGCTGAAAAAGTATTATCAATAGCATCTCTTCCAGAGTACCTGTCCTTAAGCTCCATGTTAATTAATTTCAAATCCTCATTATTAATCAGTAATCTTTCAAAAATAATTTTAGCATCTTTTTTTGAAACAATGGACTTATTAAATTCAAAATAATCCCAAGATTCTTCAAATGAATCCAACATCTCTTCACTTGAAAATTCGTCTTTCAATGATCTTAGATTATTTATATTTTCAGAATTCAAATGTAAATAAAAATCATGATAAACCCCCCGTGAGTAGATCGGATTAATTGTTAAACAGAACCTTCTCATTTCCCATTTTAATGCATCATTTGGATTTTTATCTAATCCTGAAAATATTGCTTTAGATGAAAAACAATTTATTAAATAATCAAAATCTTTATTATTTTTAGCTATTTTTATATGTTCATCAAGATATTTGGAAACAATTTCATTGAAATTTCCATCGTTAGACTCATAAAATCTGTAAAAATCATCAAAATCAAAATTT from Methanobrevibacter gottschalkii DSM 11977 carries:
- the cobS gene encoding adenosylcobinamide-GDP ribazoletransferase, which produces MEDDSYFENEEFSPIKSLLGLLTFSTILPINVYTSIEYMTKLTWCWPFLHVLVGILAAVCGYVSFEVLHLNALFTAVIVYAFLMLITGYNHLDGVMDMADGVMVHGDPERKISVMKDSSVGAGGVATLFLVASLTIAGLYNILDYYFILGIIVCEMAAKTSLITTALLSKPLIPGIGSYFIKETTIVNYLVSTILVICIAFLLGNLIGVVGVLGAIVGGIIIATISKRNFILANGDVLGMSNETGRLFALLFMAIALYFI
- a CDS encoding RNA methyltransferase codes for the protein MMNVNVLRLDHRLKRDTRITTHVCLTARAFGASKIYLSGERDAKLMENVRDTASRFGGNFEIEYSESYMGVIKKWKSDGGKVVHLTMYGSQAHEIAPEVREDGSDILIVVGGSKVPGSVYKAADWNVSVTTQPHSEVSSLAVFQHLLMNGKEFDLKFENPVLEVIPTAHGKNVNIHNENR